From a single Brassica oleracea var. oleracea cultivar TO1000 chromosome C5, BOL, whole genome shotgun sequence genomic region:
- the LOC106344635 gene encoding uncharacterized mitochondrial protein AtMg00310-like has translation MNGRINNWFRRLLSRGGKEVQIKSVAQATPSYVMSCYLVPQGVCKKLSATVARFWWSTRDNNRGIHWIAWDKICVPLGKGGLGFRDFRDFNLALLAKQVWRLLVFPDSLIARVLKGQYYPHSNPLRTGKASTPSYGWRSLMAAKHVLEDNICRTIGT, from the coding sequence ATGAATGGAAGGATCAATAATTGGTTCAGGAGGCTGTTATCACGCGGAGGGAAAGAGGTACAGATCAAATCGGTTGCACAAGCGACCCCCTCCTACGTTATGTCTTGCTATCTTGTTCCGCAGGGAGTATGTAAAAAGCTTTCCGCCACAGTGGCGAGGTTTTGGTGGAGTACAAGAGATAATAATCGAGGGATTCACTGGATTGCTTGGGATAAAATTTGCGTTCCCCTGGGGAAAGGAGGTTTGGGTTTCCGAGATTTTAGAGACTTTAATCTTGCCTTATTAGCGAAGCAGGTATGGCGCTTGTTGGTATTCCCGGACTCTCTGATAGCACGTGTACTCAAAGGTCAATATTATCCTCACTCGAACCCTCTCCGTACGGGTAAAGCCTCGACACCATCATATGGATGGAGAAGCTTGATGGCAGCAAAACATGTTCTTGAAGACAACATCTGTAGAACAATTGGAACATGA